The Lutra lutra chromosome 10, mLutLut1.2, whole genome shotgun sequence genome contains a region encoding:
- the LOC125079185 gene encoding olfactory receptor 4B1, translated as MESSTNNVTELIFTGLFQDPEVQRVCFVVFLLVYLATVVGNGLIVLTVNVSKSLHSPMYFFLSYLSLVEITYSSTVVPKFITDLLAKIKTISLKGCVAQIFFFHFFGVTEIFLLVVMAYDRYVAICKPLHYMNIMNRPLCHVLVNGSWLGGFFHSIIQILITIQLPFCGPNVIDHYFCDLQPLFKLACTDTSVEGVIVLANSGLIALCSFLILVSSYIVILFNLRNHSAEGRHKALSTCASHITVVLLFFGPAIFLYMRPSSTFTEDKLVAVFYTVVTPMLNPIIYTLRNAEVKIAMRRLWGKKNSGTE; from the coding sequence ATGGAGTCCAGTACAAATAATGTGACTGAATTAATTTTCACTGGCCTTTTCCAGGATCCAGAGGTGCAGAGAGTGTGTTTTGTGGTGTTTCTTCTTGTGTACCTGGCCACAGTGGTGGGTAATGGCCTCATAGTCCTGACAGTCAATGTCAGTAAGAGTCTGCATtcccccatgtacttcttccttagCTACCTGTCCCTGGTGGAGATCACTTACTCCTCCACTGTAGTCCCTAAATTCATCACAGACTTACTTGCCAAGATTAAAACCATTTCCCTGAAGGGCTGTGTGGCTCAGATATTCTTCTTCCACTTTTTTGGGGTCACTGAGATCTTTCTGCTTGTGGTGATGGCATacgaccgctatgtggccatctgcaagcctcTTCATTATATGAACATTATGAACCGTCCACTGTGTCATGTACTGGTGAATGGTTCCTGGCTTGGTGGCTTTTTCCACTCCATTATACAGATTCTCATCACCATCCAGTTGCCCTTCTGTGGTCCCAATGTGATTGACCACTACTTCTGTGATCTTCAGCCATTATTCAAACTTGCTTGTACGGACACTTCTGTGGAGGGGGTTATTGTGTTGGCCAACAGTGGCTTAATTGCTCTGTGCTCCTTCCTCATCTTGGTGTCCTCCTATATTGTCATCCTGTTCAACCTGAGGAATCATTCTGCAGAGGGGAGGCACAAAGCCCTCTCCACCTGTGCCTCTCACATCACAGTGGTCCTCTTGTTTTTTGGACCTGCCATCTTCCTCTACATGAGACCTTCCTCTACCTTTACTGAGGATAAACTGGTGGCCGTGTTCTACACAGTTGTCACTCCCATGCTAAACCCCATCATATACACACTCAGAAATGCAGAGGTGAAAATTGCCATGAGGAGGTTGTGGGGCAAAAAGAACTCAGGAACGGAGTAA